The Helicoverpa armigera isolate CAAS_96S chromosome 18, ASM3070526v1, whole genome shotgun sequence genome has a window encoding:
- the LOC110382240 gene encoding solute carrier family 41 member 1, translated as MGRTSEFESETKTTNSANTYRLITNEEKPPDIKYEKENSWVAGVQMFVSFLLAGFGMVAASLLLDVVQHWDVFSKVSEVYILVPALLGLKGNLEMTLASRLSTHAHLGHLDTNLGSLVVGNLCLIQCQAVLVGFLAAMAAVAMGWIPEGQFDIHHASLLCASSVLTASSASFVLGLIMIGVIVVSKKMHINPDNIATPIAASLGDLTTLALLSWIASLLYKSIGTSIVLPSIIITVGALLVPVCGYIAWSNKFTKQALDEGWVPVVSAMVISSAGGLILDHTVSVYTGIAVYQLVINGIGGNMVAVHASRLSTQLHTGQKEGSVIGSTTKLLLLMVIPGQLIFIYTIGYLRAGHTSTTPTFILIYMSAAMLQVFLLLTISHYMVAWMWRMGMDPDNSAIPYLTALGDLLGTALLGVAFSILYAIGDKDSDLGD; from the coding sequence ATGGGGCGAACTAGTGAATTCGAGTCAGAAACAAAGACTACCAATAGTGCCAACACATACAGACTTATTACAAATGAGGAGAAGCCGCCCGACATTAAATATGAGAAGGAGAACTCGTGGGTGGCTGGAGTACAAATGTTTGTATCCTTCCTCTTGGCTGGGTTTGGCATGGTCGCTGCCAGTCTTCTGCTGGATGTGGTGCAGCACTGGGATGTCTTCTCCAAAGTGTCTGAAGTATATATATTAGTTCCAGCCCTACTGGGGTTAAAAGGTAATCTGGAAATGACATTAGCATCTCGACTGTCAACTCATGCACATCTGGGTCACCTAGATACCAATCTGGGTTCCCTGGTGGTGGgcaatttgtgtttaattcaaTGTCAGGCAGTGCTTGTGGGGTTCCTGGCGGCTATGGCAGCTGTAGCCATGGGATGGATACCAGAGGGCCAGTTTGACATCCATCATGCATCATTGTTGTGTGCGTCTAGTGTGTTAACAGCATCATCTGCCAGTTTTGTACTTGGTTTAATCATGATAGGGGTGATAGTGGTCTCAAAGAAGATGCATATAAACCCTGACAACATTGCCACACCTATAGCTGCCAGTCTGGGAGACCTGACAACCTTGGCACTATTATCTTGGATAGCATCACTCCTTTATAAATCAATTGGCACAAGCATTGTACTACCATCTATTATTATAACTGTTGGCGCGCTTCTTGTACCAGTGTGCGGCTATATTGCTTGGAGCAATAAATTTACTAAGCAAGCATTGGATGAAGGATGGGTGCCAGTTGTTTCGGCGATGGTTATAAGCAGTGCTGGTGGACTCATATTGGACCACACTGTATCAGTGTACACTGGTATTGCAGTATACCAACTGGTCATCAATGGCATAGGAGGCAACATGGTAGCAGTACATGCATCTAGACTCTCAACACAACTGCATACAGGCCAAAAAGAAGGTTCAGTTATAGGAAGCACAACAAAGCTATTGCTTTTAATGGTTATACCAGgacagttaatatttatttacaccatAGGTTACTTGAGGGCAGGCCACACATCTACAACCCCCACTTTTATATTAATCTATATGTCAGCAGCAATGTTGCAAGTTTTCCTTTTGCTAACAATCAGTCACTACATGGTTGCGTGGATGTGGAGAATGGGGATGGATCCGGACAACTCAGCAATACCCTACTTAACTGCACTTGGGGATTTATTGGGTACTGCACTCCTGGGTGTGGCTTTTAGCATTTTATATGCAATAGGTGATAAAGACAGTGATTTAGGAGACTAG